The following are encoded in a window of Chloroflexaceae bacterium genomic DNA:
- a CDS encoding tetratricopeptide repeat protein: MDNQFSMGMPAMVALLLNEGAQLWLEGALSAAKAHLERAFEVAEKIGCAAGRLGAMQLLAGLAFARGDLEESYELHSAVLSECRALRLDVGVASSLHNLGLVAACRGDFETARSMIIAAINVYNVIGRRDAAAAARANLRRLAGA; this comes from the coding sequence GTGGATAACCAGTTCAGCATGGGTATGCCCGCTATGGTGGCGTTGCTCCTCAACGAAGGCGCGCAGTTGTGGCTCGAAGGCGCGCTGAGCGCCGCGAAGGCGCATCTGGAGCGAGCATTTGAAGTTGCCGAAAAGATCGGCTGTGCCGCCGGGCGTCTCGGCGCAATGCAACTGCTCGCTGGTCTGGCGTTTGCGCGCGGTGATCTGGAGGAGAGTTACGAACTGCACAGCGCCGTTCTCAGCGAGTGCCGCGCCCTGCGACTGGACGTTGGTGTGGCGTCGTCGCTGCACAATCTGGGCCTGGTCGCGGCCTGCCGGGGCGACTTTGAAACGGCCCGCAGCATGATCATTGCTGCAATCAACGTTTATAACGTCATCGGGCGCCGTGACGCAGCGGCGGCGGCGCGGGCCAATCTGCGGCGATTGGCGGGAGCCTGA